The Candidatus Paceibacterota bacterium genome includes a window with the following:
- the rimO gene encoding 30S ribosomal protein S12 methylthiotransferase RimO, with amino-acid sequence MIADAKERPVRVGLISLGCAKNLVDSEVMVGMLLKDGVEITNDTAQADVVIVNTCSFIESAQQESVDAILESAGLRRAKRRGQGLIVAGCLTQRFREQLPALLPEVDAFMGVDQVAQVTNIVREVMARRGGSAGLKPHPRSPRRAGVRGAPASSSQTEAFLLTVTPRPRYIPDYATPRFRLTPRHFAYVKIAEGCNHPCSFCIIPRIRGSHRSRAQGDIIAEARALIADGVRELNLISQDSTYYGMDLRPGRGGAIAAPERFAAAVKSLPGGTTTICTLLRELNALPGEFWIRLLYTHPAHWTDELMRTIAECPKVARYVDIPLQHIHQNMLERMRRETSRQYIVDLLRRIRAAIPGIALRTTFIVGFPGETEACFEDLLSFIREARFERLGVFTYSQEEGTRAGQMTGQLSDALKRKRRSLAMAAQHEVAVRVAESFVGRTLKVLVEQAASPAELRRARVSSWEHGLIRGRDRHMAGLKGRFLVARGEADAPDIDGRVYVRGGLPVGQFARVKVVGHTDYDLIAEPC; translated from the coding sequence ATGATAGCAGATGCCAAAGAACGACCGGTGCGGGTGGGCTTGATTTCGCTGGGCTGCGCCAAGAACCTCGTGGATTCCGAGGTGATGGTGGGCATGTTGTTGAAGGATGGCGTGGAGATCACCAACGACACGGCACAGGCGGACGTGGTGATCGTGAATACCTGTTCGTTCATTGAGTCTGCCCAGCAGGAGAGTGTGGATGCCATTCTGGAGTCGGCCGGGTTGCGCCGGGCGAAACGCCGGGGCCAGGGGTTGATTGTCGCCGGCTGCCTGACGCAGCGGTTCCGGGAACAACTGCCCGCGCTGCTGCCGGAGGTGGACGCGTTTATGGGCGTTGACCAGGTTGCGCAGGTCACGAACATTGTGCGCGAGGTCATGGCTCGGCGGGGAGGAAGCGCGGGATTAAAGCCCCACCCCCGCAGTCCGCGGCGTGCGGGCGTTCGAGGGGCGCCGGCTTCCTCGTCACAAACGGAAGCGTTCCTGCTGACTGTCACACCTCGTCCCCGTTATATCCCCGACTACGCGACGCCGCGATTCCGGCTCACGCCGCGCCATTTCGCCTACGTCAAGATCGCCGAGGGGTGCAATCACCCGTGCAGTTTCTGCATCATACCCCGGATTCGCGGCTCGCATCGCAGCCGTGCGCAAGGCGACATCATAGCCGAGGCCAGGGCGTTGATTGCGGATGGCGTGCGGGAGTTGAATCTGATTTCGCAGGACTCGACGTATTACGGGATGGATTTGCGACCGGGCCGGGGAGGGGCCATTGCAGCGCCGGAGCGGTTCGCCGCGGCGGTGAAGTCGTTGCCGGGCGGGACAACCACGATTTGCACGCTGCTGCGGGAGCTGAACGCCTTGCCGGGCGAGTTCTGGATCCGGCTCCTGTATACGCACCCGGCGCACTGGACGGACGAGCTGATGCGCACCATTGCGGAGTGCCCCAAGGTCGCGCGCTACGTAGATATCCCGTTGCAGCACATCCACCAGAACATGCTGGAGCGGATGCGGCGCGAGACTTCCCGCCAGTACATTGTGGATCTGCTCCGCCGGATTCGGGCCGCCATTCCCGGCATTGCGCTGCGCACCACGTTCATTGTCGGGTTCCCGGGCGAGACGGAGGCTTGCTTTGAGGATTTGCTGAGCTTCATTCGTGAGGCCAGGTTCGAGCGCCTCGGCGTCTTCACCTATTCGCAGGAAGAAGGCACGCGCGCCGGGCAGATGACCGGCCAGCTTTCAGACGCGCTCAAGCGGAAGCGCCGGAGCCTCGCCATGGCGGCGCAGCACGAGGTGGCGGTGCGGGTGGCTGAGTCATTTGTCGGTCGCACTCTGAAGGTGCTCGTTGAGCAGGCCGCCAGCCCGGCGGAACTCCGGCGGGCGCGGGTCAGCTCCTGGGAGCACGGCCTGATTCGCGGGCGGGACCGGCACATGGCCGGGCTCAAAGGCCGGTTCCTGGTCGCTCGTGGGGAGGCCGACGCCCCGGACATTGACGGGCGGGTCTATGTGCGCGGCGGGTTGCCGGTGGGCCAATTTGCGCGGGTAAAGGTCGTCGGCCACACCGATTACGACCTGATCGCCGAGCCGTGCTGA